The nucleotide window CACGTCAAAGACGCTAACCCCTGCCACTGACAATGGGCCTCGACGTCCTCCCGGCCTGTGGACAACTCCACGGTCGGGCCCGGGAAAACCCGGCCGGAACCTCATGAGAATGGATGTTCGATTTCAGTGTCAAGCGCACCGCGCCGGACCATCCAGTCGAGAGTAGCCGCTTATAACAGCACAGGGCTAGCAAGTCAATGAAAGTGTTTGACCTCACGCTAGATTCCGGGCACGCGGGGACATCTCCGACATGAAAAGCCGCCCTTGTCGCGGGCGGCACCGGCGGTACGGGAAGAGGCATCGCGGCCGAGGTCGGCGCCGCCGGAGCGACCGTCTATGTGACGGGACGCACCAGCGGCTCCGAACGGTCCGAGATGAACCGCCCGGAGACGATCGAGGAGCGCATCCGAAGCGAGCGGGGCGCGCTCTCCACATGCCGTGGCGCCCACTCCGGCCGGCTCAGGTCCCAGGCCATGCTCCAGGCGCACGGCCACCGAGGCCAACTGGCGCGAGGCGATCGCGCACTCGCCCCACTTCGCCATCTCCGAGAGCCCTGCCCACGTCGGCCGCGCCGTCGCCGCCCTGGCGCCCAGGACCCCGAGGTGGCGCGCTGGAACGGAAATTCTCTGTCCAGCGGCGGGCCGGCGCAGGTCTACGGCTTCACCGACATCGACGGCAGCCGGCCCGATGCCTGGCGCTACCTCACCGAGGTCCGGGACCCCGACCTTCCCGCGGACGGCACCGGGTATCGCTGACCCCGCGGAAACTCCTCACCCGGGTGCGTCCGTGCCGCTCTCCGGCTCGTCCCCCCGGCCATCGGGCTTCCGCAGGACCTGCCCCATCCGCGCCCGTGCCGACACGCCTCGGCGCCCGCGACGGCCGCCGTGCATCCTCGGGTCGTCCGTCACCTTGTACCGCTTCACGTACGCGCCGAGGAACGCCTGCAGCGTCGCGATCGCCGGGATGGCGATCAGTGCCCCCACGGCACCCATCAGCGCCGCCCCGGCAACGACCGAGCCGAACGCGACCGCCGGATGGATGTCCACGGTCTTGGAGGTGAGCTTGGGCTGCAGCACGTAGTTCTCGAACTGCTGGTAGACCACTACGAAACCGAGGACCCACAGCGCGTACCAGGGGTTGACGGTGAAAGCGATCAGCATCGGCAGGGCGCCTGCCAGATACGTACCGATGGTGGGGATGAACTGGGAGACCAGGCCGACCCAGACCGCGAGCGCCGGAGCGTAGGGCACGCCCAGGATCACCAGCAGCACGTAGTGCGCGACTCCGGAGACCAGAGCCATCAGTCCGCGCGAGTAGAGGTAGCCGCCGGTCTTGTCGACGGCGATCTCCCAGGCGCGCAGCACCTCGGCCTGGTGCGCGGGCGGCAGTACGGAACACAACGTGCGGCGCAGCCGGGGCCCGTCGGCCGCGAAGTAGAAGGCGAACAGGAAGATCGTCAACAGCCTGAACAGTCCGCCGAGCACCGTCGTCGAGACGTCGAGGACACCGGTCGCACTGTTCTGGACGTACTTCTGCAGCCAGTCGGAGTGCAGCAGACTGTCCTGGACGTCGACCCGGGACAGCTTGGTGCGGAAGGTCTGGTTCCCCCAGTTGATCACCGAGTCGAGGTACGCCGGAAGATCCTCGACCATGTCGAGGATCTGGCCCGCGAGCATCGAGCCGAGCAGCAGGATGAAGCCGACCGCGGCGGACAGGACCGCGATGAAGACCAGGAACGTGGCAAGGCCGCGGCGCATACCGCGCGACGCCATCCGGCTCACGGCCGGTTCGATCGCCAGCGCCAGGAAGAACGCGAGCAGTATGTTGATCAGCAGGCCGATGAGCTGGTCGAACGCCCAGCTGCCGAGCTGGAAACAGGCGTAGAGCGCGAGCGCGAGCACCATCGCGCGCGGCAGCCAGCCGGGCATACGGGCCGGGCCGGCACCGGTGAGCGGCGCAGGTGGCGCGGTCGGCGGGACGGGCGGCTGGGTCTGGGCGGTCTCGTCTGTCGGTGCCACGGGACAAGTCTCGCCCATGCGTGTGGCAACCGGCCGCCCGCCCCGGACCCCACCAGTGGCAGCTGCCCGGTTGCCGTCAACACTGCCCGGCTCCCCCGCTCGTCCGGAGGACCTCACCGAGCCCTGTCCGAGGGCTGTCCGGCGTCCTGGGAAAGCCGTCAGCGCTTTTCGGCAGGAACGCCGGCCGCCGCGCAGACCGCGCGCCAGACGTCCTTCACGTCCCATCCGGCAGTCAGCGCCTGGTGCACCGTACGGCCTCCGAGTTCGGACATCACATGATCGCGCGCGAAGGAGTCCGCGTAGGCCTCACCGAAGTGGTCCGCCATCCGCTCCCAGAAAATCGTCAACCGCATGCATCCATTATCCCGCTCCTGAGGGTGCAGCCGGGCCGCCCGACCGTGCCGACAGCGCTTTCCGCTCTACGGTCGCTCCATGGCTGGAACCGGAGCACATCCACTCGCCCGCGCCGAGCAGTTCATCTGGCTCACGGCCCGCGTCCTCGAACAGCGGCGGTTCGCCCAGGAGTTCCTGGGCGGCAGCACGGACGCGGTCGAGACCGCACTCGCCGCGTACCTCAACGAGGACAGCGGTTACGGGCACGCGCTGGAACCCGATCTCCGCGGTCCCGTGAGCCAACCGCTGCACACCGCTCACGCACTCAGCGTGCTCGACTCCATCGGCCGGTGCACCGGCATGCGGGTGGAGCGCATCTGCCGCTATCTGAGCGACGTGTCGACCAAGGAGGGTGCACTGCCCGCGATCCACCCCTCACAGCGCGGCTACCCGGCCGCCCCCTTCATCCCCGTCGTGGACGACCCTCCCGCCGAGCTGCTCGCCACCGGTCCCGTCGTCGGGCTGCTCCACCGCAATCAGGTGTGGCACGCGTGGCTGTTCCGGGCCACCGATTTCTGCTGGGCCGCCATCGACGCACTCGAGCAGTCCCATCCGTACGAGATCCAGGCGGCCGTCGCCTTTCTGGACGACGTCCCGGACCGGGCACGCGCCGAATCCGCGGCGGACCGTCTGGGACGGCTGGTACGCGACCAGCGGCTGGCGGTGCTGGACCCGGACCGGCGTACGGACTACCCGGTGGCCCCCGGCTACGCACCGGGCGAACACCACTTCCCGTACGACTTCGCCCGCACACCTGGATCGCTCGCCCGCGGGTGGTTCACCGACGAGGAGCTGGAGCGCTCACTCGACCACCTGGCGGACGGACAGCAGGAGGACGGCGGCTGGCCGGTCACCTGGCGCCAGTGGGCGCCGGGAACAGCCCTGGAAGGCCGCCCGCTCGTCACGCTCAGGGCGCTCCAGACGCTGAGGGCGTACGGCCGCAGCCTCGGCTGATCCGTCTCCGGCCGCGGCACTCTCCAGCAGAACGTCTACCCCAGGGCACGTACCCCGGCCGTCACCGCCACGGCGGCCCCGATGACCACAAGGAAGGGTGCGCGAAGGACCAGGGCGAGGGCCGCCGCCGCCAGACCCGCTCCCCGGGCGTCCAGAGTGAGCTGCTGCCCGTCCGCGAACGTCTGCTGCGCGGTGAGCGCCGCCAGCAGCGCTACGGGCAGGAGCGCGGCCAGACGTTGCACCAGGGGACGTTCCAGCGCTCCGGCGGGAACGAGCAGTCCCAGGAGCTTGGCGAGATAGCAGCCGACGAAGGTGAGCCCGATGGCGATCCAGACGTTCATCGGGTGCTCTCCTCGTCCTGTGTCACGACGGTCGTTCCGTTCGTGCCGTCCTGTGTCCCCACGGTCGTTCCATTCGTGCGGCGCGCCATCAGAAAGAGGACGGCAGGTGCGGCGAGCGCGGAGAGCAGCACCGGAAGTCCCGCAGGCAGCACCGGCAGGAGCCCCAGGGCGAGCAGCACGGCGAGGGCGCCCGTGACGCGCTCCGTGGTGCTCTTCAGCATCGGTGCGAGCAGCGCCAGGAACACGGCCGGGCTCGCCGCGTCCAGCCCCCACGCGTTGGTGTCACCGAGCGCCTCGGCGCCGAGTGCCCCCACCAGGGTGGTCAGGTTCCACAGGACGTACAGGGTGAGCCCGGTGACCGTGAAACCGATCCGGGCCGCACGCCTGGTGGGCTGCGGCAGTGTGACGGCCGTCGTCTCGTCGATGACCCACTGTGCGGCGAACGGACGTACCGCACGGGGCAGCGCCAGCAGCTGCGAGAGCCGCAGCCCGTAGAACGCGTTCCGCACACCGAGGAAGAAGGCCCCGGCCGCCGCCGTGTACGGGTTCCCCCCGGCTGCGAGCGCGCCCACCAGGGCGAACTGCGAGGCGCCGGTGAAGACCAGAAGACTGAGCGCGCAGGTCTGGAGCAGAGTCAGTCCGGCGCCGGCCGAGGTGACCCCGAAGGCGAATCCGGAGAGCCCGACGGCGATACCGACACCGAGCGCGTCCCGTACGACCTCCGCGTCCCGCCTGGGGGCGACGGCTGTCGGCGTACCGGATGTGCCCCGGCCGGGCGCTGCGGCCGGTCCTGCCCCCGGTCCGTCGGGTGTGCCGGCGTCCACGCGGCCGCTTCCTGGGGGTGCTGTCTGTTCTGCCACGTCCGGAACGCTACGTCGGGGTGTCCGTACCGGTCTTGTACGTTCTTGCGCGCCCGCGCTGGTACGCCCCGGGTGGCACTCCCACGATCCGGGTGAAGTGACGGTTGAGGTGGGGCTGATCCGTGAAGCCGACGGCTGCGGCGGCGTCGGCGGGTGCGGTGCCCCCGTCCAGCATGAGACGGGCCCGCCTCACCCGGGCGTCGGTGAGCCAGGTGTGCGGCGGCATTCCGTACTGCTTCTTGAAAGCGCGGAGCAGTGCGAACGGACTGGTCCCGAGTTCGACGGCGAGCGTCTCCAGCGTCGGCGGCGCGGCCATCCGCTCCTGGAGTACCGTCCGGGCCCGCGCGGCGTCCCGGGCACCCGCCGAGTGGGGT belongs to Streptomyces finlayi and includes:
- a CDS encoding AI-2E family transporter, which gives rise to MPGWLPRAMVLALALYACFQLGSWAFDQLIGLLINILLAFFLALAIEPAVSRMASRGMRRGLATFLVFIAVLSAAVGFILLLGSMLAGQILDMVEDLPAYLDSVINWGNQTFRTKLSRVDVQDSLLHSDWLQKYVQNSATGVLDVSTTVLGGLFRLLTIFLFAFYFAADGPRLRRTLCSVLPPAHQAEVLRAWEIAVDKTGGYLYSRGLMALVSGVAHYVLLVILGVPYAPALAVWVGLVSQFIPTIGTYLAGALPMLIAFTVNPWYALWVLGFVVVYQQFENYVLQPKLTSKTVDIHPAVAFGSVVAGAALMGAVGALIAIPAIATLQAFLGAYVKRYKVTDDPRMHGGRRGRRGVSARARMGQVLRKPDGRGDEPESGTDAPG
- a CDS encoding DUF3046 domain-containing protein; this translates as MRLTIFWERMADHFGEAYADSFARDHVMSELGGRTVHQALTAGWDVKDVWRAVCAAAGVPAEKR
- a CDS encoding AzlD domain-containing protein; protein product: MNVWIAIGLTFVGCYLAKLLGLLVPAGALERPLVQRLAALLPVALLAALTAQQTFADGQQLTLDARGAGLAAAALALVLRAPFLVVIGAAVAVTAGVRALG
- a CDS encoding AzlC family ABC transporter permease, whose product is MAEQTAPPGSGRVDAGTPDGPGAGPAAAPGRGTSGTPTAVAPRRDAEVVRDALGVGIAVGLSGFAFGVTSAGAGLTLLQTCALSLLVFTGASQFALVGALAAGGNPYTAAAGAFFLGVRNAFYGLRLSQLLALPRAVRPFAAQWVIDETTAVTLPQPTRRAARIGFTVTGLTLYVLWNLTTLVGALGAEALGDTNAWGLDAASPAVFLALLAPMLKSTTERVTGALAVLLALGLLPVLPAGLPVLLSALAAPAVLFLMARRTNGTTVGTQDGTNGTTVVTQDEESTR